In Wolinella succinogenes DSM 1740, a single genomic region encodes these proteins:
- a CDS encoding DUF6515 family protein, protein MKMKIFLFVLLLPLLLVAEPPRGEMMRGEGGHSYEKNPHYRPYYPPAPHHRPGYFVDTLPRVSLRIVWGNLAFFFADGAFYRPYNGRYIVAEPPYGAIVPRLPAGYSSLFIGGERYFVYEGIYYAWDGSASGYRVVDSASLGERSASASISISGSGYRLGDIVELLPSGAVSTVIDGAQYYRFEGLYFMPSVRNGRVVYIVVNP, encoded by the coding sequence ATGAAAATGAAGATATTTTTGTTCGTTCTGTTATTGCCCCTGTTGTTGGTGGCAGAACCTCCAAGAGGAGAGATGATGAGGGGCGAGGGCGGACACTCCTATGAAAAAAATCCCCACTATCGCCCCTACTATCCACCCGCGCCTCATCATCGCCCAGGCTATTTTGTGGATACTCTTCCTAGGGTGAGTCTTCGTATTGTATGGGGAAATCTAGCCTTCTTTTTTGCTGATGGAGCTTTCTATCGCCCTTACAATGGGCGTTATATTGTGGCAGAGCCTCCCTATGGGGCAATTGTGCCTAGATTGCCAGCGGGGTATTCAAGCCTCTTTATTGGAGGTGAGCGATATTTTGTCTATGAGGGAATCTACTATGCTTGGGATGGTTCGGCTTCGGGGTATAGGGTGGTTGATTCTGCCTCTTTAGGGGAGAGAAGCGCATCGGCGAGCATCTCTATTTCGGGATCGGGATATCGCTTGGGGGATATTGTGGAGTTGCTCCCAAGCGGCGCGGTATCCACGGTGATTGATGGAGCGCAATATTATCGTTTTGAGGGGCTCTACTTTATGCCCTCAGTCCGGAATGGTCGTGTGGTTTATATCGTGGTTAATCCTTAA
- a CDS encoding EF-hand domain-containing protein produces MSTISTSSYYNSYSLYSGYSSVQGGTSTTENLKTKQQEIFSQADTNEDGSIDSSEFAAMLESMPPPPPPPSGSSSSEASSSEDLFASIDTDGDGSLSQEELEANAEKMREEMRNKFDLASLLGTLGQTEGEDSKDDLFSKIDTDGDGAISEDEFTAHEQKMREGIPNLAAGSDEQSASDSTDSSVLTSSQILQFLSQYKKMAFSSESLTQESLLNMVSA; encoded by the coding sequence ATGAGCACGATTAGCACGAGCAGTTACTATAATAGTTACTCGCTCTATTCTGGCTATTCCAGTGTTCAAGGAGGAACCAGCACAACTGAAAATCTCAAGACAAAACAACAAGAGATCTTCAGCCAAGCTGACACGAACGAGGACGGTTCAATTGACTCAAGCGAGTTCGCCGCCATGCTAGAGAGCATGCCTCCGCCGCCACCCCCGCCTTCGGGCAGTAGTAGTAGCGAAGCATCTAGCAGCGAGGATTTGTTTGCTAGTATCGACACTGATGGCGATGGATCCCTCTCCCAAGAGGAGCTAGAGGCCAACGCCGAGAAGATGCGCGAAGAGATGCGCAATAAATTCGACCTTGCCTCACTCCTTGGGACACTAGGACAAACCGAAGGTGAAGATTCCAAAGATGATCTCTTCTCCAAAATTGACACGGACGGTGATGGTGCGATTAGCGAAGATGAATTCACCGCTCATGAGCAAAAAATGAGAGAAGGAATTCCAAACCTTGCTGCAGGTAGCGACGAACAAAGTGCGAGCGATTCTACGGATAGCTCCGTTCTGACCTCTTCGCAAATCCTTCAGTTCTTAAGCCAATACAAAAAGATGGCCTTCTCAAGCGAAAGCTTGACCCAAGAGAGCCTCTTGAATATGGTTAGCGCCTAA
- the aroB gene encoding 3-dehydroquinate synthase, whose protein sequence is MKKIEIELNERSYPIHLGTMECLEHAGAVLVVTNPKVGGLYLSYVLERIRAREVFVCTTPDGEAYKTLESVEMILESAFNHRLDRKSLMIALGGGVIGDMVGFASGIFQRGIGFVQIPTTLLSQVDASVGGKTGVNNAFGKNLIGLFHQPKAVYIDPLFLKSLPPREFGAGVAEMVKMAVTFDREFFEELERGDLRDHSFLLKGIERCVKIKARVVAMDEREQGIRAALNYGHTFGHVIEHESGYGHYLHGEAVGMGMVMANTLACGLGLLKESEAERIEKLLARYEIPTRYAIGDVERFYDLFFLDKKSENQKIKFILPEGIGGVAFRDDLSKSMVLSVLEAFCD, encoded by the coding sequence GTGAAAAAAATAGAGATTGAACTAAACGAGCGATCCTATCCTATCCATCTTGGCACGATGGAGTGCTTGGAGCACGCTGGAGCGGTGCTTGTGGTGACTAACCCTAAAGTCGGAGGGCTCTATCTCTCCTATGTGCTAGAGCGAATTAGGGCGAGAGAGGTTTTTGTCTGCACGACTCCTGATGGAGAGGCTTACAAGACATTAGAGAGTGTTGAGATGATTTTGGAATCGGCCTTCAACCATCGCCTTGATCGAAAATCGCTTATGATTGCGCTTGGCGGAGGAGTGATTGGAGATATGGTTGGCTTTGCTTCGGGGATTTTTCAGCGAGGGATTGGTTTTGTTCAGATTCCCACCACGCTTCTCTCTCAAGTGGATGCGAGCGTGGGGGGTAAAACAGGCGTCAATAACGCTTTTGGTAAGAATCTCATCGGACTTTTTCACCAACCCAAAGCTGTCTATATCGATCCCCTTTTTTTAAAAAGTCTGCCTCCTAGGGAGTTTGGCGCGGGAGTGGCTGAGATGGTGAAGATGGCAGTCACTTTTGATCGAGAGTTCTTTGAGGAGTTGGAGCGGGGAGATTTGAGGGATCACTCCTTTTTGCTGAAAGGAATTGAGCGTTGCGTGAAGATCAAGGCTCGCGTGGTGGCGATGGATGAGAGGGAGCAGGGCATCAGGGCGGCGCTCAATTATGGACACACTTTTGGTCATGTGATCGAACATGAGAGCGGCTATGGGCACTACCTCCATGGAGAAGCCGTGGGGATGGGAATGGTGATGGCCAACACGCTGGCGTGCGGACTGGGGCTGCTCAAAGAGAGCGAGGCGGAGCGGATTGAGAAGCTTTTAGCACGCTATGAGATTCCCACGCGTTACGCGATTGGGGATGTGGAGCGATTCTATGATCTCTTTTTCTTGGACAAGAAGAGTGAAAATCAAAAGATCAAGTTCATCCTCCCTGAGGGAATTGGCGGAGTTGCCTTTCGCGACGATCTCTCCAAAAGCATGGTTTTGAGTGTATTGGAGGCCTTTTGCGACTAA
- a CDS encoding methyl-accepting chemotaxis protein — translation MFKEGKMSVNLLLIGANEATTQELVSLVEATLASSVVYECATLANFREFDAGRFDYLVCFVNRYKEMVELYGEDKVIAVEFLPPTEFFVEVAKFPAGEEVAIFNNSVSGAQVMLKFLKQYNLGHLTFHIVPFDECSEEETKEALRVCRYIIGTDGYVSEGKALYTKYGAYLREDAIVLPSPPRTATIATVSDLTQKITLFNQSKVLEESQNLSKKLASQTQEIARIIQGVSLSIDDTAHTIAIVNSKLEGEVQNVRSTNALAQELAHAVTKIGTITDTIKYVASQTNLLALNAAIEAARAGEHGRGFAVVADEVRKLAEQSNQSTDGIRHSIQEIQNVVAQIVPALQKTAREMTVTQEEIGKINASAQQESADVEEINKKLISISSFASKLTEA, via the coding sequence ATGTTTAAAGAGGGGAAAATGAGCGTAAATCTACTTTTGATCGGCGCTAATGAGGCGACGACCCAAGAGCTCGTCTCGTTAGTGGAGGCGACGCTGGCGAGCTCGGTGGTCTATGAGTGTGCCACTTTGGCGAACTTTCGCGAATTTGACGCGGGACGATTTGACTATCTTGTCTGTTTTGTCAATCGTTACAAAGAGATGGTAGAGCTTTATGGAGAGGACAAAGTGATCGCCGTGGAGTTTTTGCCTCCGACAGAGTTTTTTGTCGAAGTGGCAAAGTTTCCCGCGGGAGAAGAGGTGGCTATTTTTAACAACAGCGTCTCAGGGGCTCAGGTGATGCTGAAGTTTCTCAAACAGTACAATCTGGGTCATCTCACCTTTCATATCGTGCCTTTTGATGAGTGTAGCGAAGAGGAGACTAAAGAGGCGCTTCGAGTCTGCCGCTATATTATCGGCACCGATGGTTATGTCTCTGAGGGTAAGGCGCTCTACACTAAATATGGAGCCTATCTAAGAGAGGATGCTATCGTGCTTCCTAGTCCACCAAGAACGGCAACGATCGCTACGGTGAGCGACTTGACGCAAAAAATCACGCTTTTTAATCAATCCAAGGTGCTCGAAGAATCGCAAAATCTCTCCAAAAAGCTCGCCTCTCAGACGCAAGAGATCGCGCGAATCATCCAGGGAGTATCGCTCTCCATTGACGACACGGCGCACACAATCGCCATCGTCAATAGCAAGTTGGAGGGCGAGGTGCAGAATGTCCGCTCAACCAATGCGCTGGCCCAAGAGTTGGCTCACGCAGTCACCAAAATTGGAACGATTACAGACACGATCAAGTATGTAGCCTCCCAGACCAACCTCCTAGCACTCAATGCGGCGATTGAGGCGGCTAGGGCAGGGGAGCACGGAAGAGGATTTGCGGTCGTGGCGGATGAGGTGAGGAAGTTGGCTGAACAGAGCAACCAATCCACGGATGGAATCAGGCACTCTATTCAAGAGATTCAAAATGTGGTCGCCCAGATTGTTCCTGCGTTGCAAAAAACCGCTAGAGAGATGACGGTGACTCAAGAGGAGATCGGGAAGATTAATGCCAGTGCTCAGCAAGAGAGTGCGGATGTGGAGGAGATCAACAAGAAACTCATCTCCATCTCTAGTTTTGCTTCCAAGCTGACTGAGGCCTAA
- a CDS encoding hemerythrin family protein, whose product MPERILQWKEEYSIGEEEIDSQHKRLFEIAAGAFSIVSPSERAAKVKETIRRLVEYTRFHFDEEERFMKEELYPHLDTHKELHEEIIISMNAFMRRIPEMKIQELEKELAFSIQSWFIDHITQKDKQIQAWLQKSVALKDCWSGMRSMRLSMSRLMVPTKRFCWKPRR is encoded by the coding sequence ATGCCTGAGAGAATCTTGCAATGGAAAGAGGAATATAGCATCGGCGAAGAGGAGATAGACTCTCAACACAAGAGGCTTTTTGAGATTGCAGCGGGGGCTTTTAGTATTGTCTCGCCTAGCGAACGCGCCGCCAAAGTCAAAGAGACGATTCGCCGCCTTGTGGAGTACACGCGATTCCATTTTGACGAGGAGGAGCGCTTCATGAAAGAGGAACTCTACCCCCATCTAGACACCCACAAAGAACTTCATGAAGAGATTATCATCTCCATGAATGCTTTCATGCGCAGAATTCCAGAGATGAAAATCCAAGAGCTAGAAAAAGAGTTGGCTTTTTCGATTCAGTCATGGTTCATCGACCATATCACCCAAAAAGACAAGCAGATTCAAGCGTGGCTTCAAAAAAGCGTCGCTTTGAAGGATTGTTGGAGTGGAATGAGGAGTATGCGCTTAAGTATGAGCCGCTTGATGGTGCCTACAAAGCGATTCTGCTGGAAACCAAGGAGATGA
- a CDS encoding mechanosensitive ion channel domain-containing protein encodes MRLIFSLIFLFLSTLALHAEEVGTPLKADQMRENLKEINRFLEDSNNIWMKKYANFRAYRNIVAEIESVKERLSLFQKRSKTLANQNEVATLERRLETLEKQRELMQEYKDNPFKELIQPLERGEVASVTNPILIIQAFSHIRQSKQELETLERNFESLKRVVESLKTKEALLYELVVLEGIEEEVMEYKETQNALGELESTQNIFSTTLGLYRKKVEEQTQRLTEQIKAQAVKAVYIGVAVLLLFVLALLMKMGIKKYIHDNERIYTANKIINFANLTLIIFILLFAYLENVTYLVTVLGFASAGLAIAMKDLFMSVLGWIVIVIGGAVHVGDRIRVTKDGSTYIGDVLDISILRITMHEGITLTTYMENRRAGRIIFVPNNYIFTTMFANYTHSGMKTVWDGIDFTITFESNHRKMVQIALDITKKYAKGYTEITRKQLNRLRDRYSLRNTNVEPRAFTMLEPNGIRISIWYQTNAYAALTLRSTISGEIVDALLAEPDIEIAYPTTTVRAPKEPLPPSDGAIPPVHL; translated from the coding sequence TTGCGACTAATTTTCTCTCTGATTTTTCTTTTTCTAAGCACTCTAGCGCTTCACGCCGAAGAGGTGGGTACTCCTTTAAAAGCCGATCAAATGCGGGAGAATCTCAAAGAGATCAATCGCTTTTTGGAAGATTCAAACAATATTTGGATGAAAAAATATGCCAATTTCCGCGCCTATCGCAATATTGTCGCTGAGATTGAGAGTGTGAAAGAGCGCCTCTCACTTTTTCAGAAGCGCTCCAAAACCCTCGCCAATCAAAACGAAGTCGCCACGCTAGAGCGTCGTTTAGAGACGCTGGAGAAGCAGCGAGAGTTAATGCAGGAGTATAAAGACAATCCCTTTAAAGAGCTTATTCAGCCCCTAGAAAGAGGCGAAGTGGCGAGCGTGACCAATCCGATTCTGATCATTCAAGCCTTCTCGCACATTCGTCAATCCAAACAGGAGCTAGAGACGCTGGAGCGTAACTTTGAATCACTCAAAAGAGTGGTCGAATCACTCAAGACCAAAGAGGCGCTCCTCTATGAGTTGGTGGTCTTGGAGGGAATTGAAGAGGAGGTGATGGAGTATAAAGAGACCCAGAACGCTCTAGGCGAGCTTGAATCGACTCAAAATATCTTTAGTACGACGCTAGGCCTCTATCGCAAAAAGGTTGAGGAGCAGACTCAGCGCCTCACGGAGCAGATCAAAGCACAAGCTGTGAAGGCGGTCTATATCGGTGTGGCAGTGCTTCTGCTTTTTGTCCTTGCGCTTTTGATGAAAATGGGAATCAAGAAGTATATCCACGACAACGAACGAATCTACACCGCCAATAAGATCATCAACTTTGCCAACCTGACGCTCATCATCTTCATCCTTCTTTTTGCCTATTTGGAGAATGTCACCTATCTCGTCACCGTACTGGGTTTTGCCTCAGCGGGTTTGGCAATCGCGATGAAAGACCTCTTTATGTCGGTGCTTGGCTGGATTGTGATTGTCATTGGCGGAGCGGTGCATGTGGGAGATCGAATCCGCGTCACCAAGGATGGAAGCACCTATATTGGAGATGTGCTTGATATCTCTATCCTGCGAATCACGATGCATGAAGGAATCACTCTCACCACCTACATGGAGAATCGCCGAGCGGGTCGAATCATCTTTGTTCCTAATAACTATATTTTCACCACCATGTTTGCCAACTACACCCATAGCGGGATGAAGACGGTTTGGGATGGGATTGACTTCACGATCACCTTTGAGAGCAATCATCGTAAAATGGTGCAAATCGCGCTAGATATCACCAAGAAATATGCCAAGGGCTACACGGAGATCACGCGCAAACAGCTCAACCGTCTGCGCGATCGTTACTCTTTGCGCAACACCAATGTCGAGCCTAGGGCATTTACGATGCTAGAACCCAATGGAATTAGAATCTCTATCTGGTATCAGACCAATGCCTACGCCGCGCTCACGCTCAGAAGCACGATCTCAGGCGAGATTGTGGATGCGCTTTTAGCGGAGCCTGACATTGAGATTGCCTATCCCACTACGACCGTGCGCGCCCCAAAAGAGCCCTTGCCCCCCAGTGATGGGGCGATTCCTCCGGTGCATTTGTGA
- a CDS encoding ArsS family sensor histidine kinase → MSRRSSIFFKVRLFFALFAFLLLAVFLVLGLEHHFRQGGDFMRRIDQNYASLFVIAKNHPEGVVLESLEIELLSESERERLLGLKGHRVMEMAGRRILVKDEGWMRQVLIEDSEQGGLALRDLRQASGFWLLGILFFLSILGIWGFYRAIMRSLLPLHLLERQILKFASGEIPEKSLWGGMDEVSRVGRAFHESALQVRALLDSREIFLRNAAHELKTPIAKGMVVAHMIENPRHKEWLLDIFLKMQSNLESIIMAEELSARELKPHMERLSLRQLCLEVREKLFLNERECVVEILPEVEMVCDRRLMHIALTNLIDNGLKFSTDHQVECAYFTGRVLIKNRGEALSEPIERYFEPFYKETSIRNERGSGLGLYLTKRVLEIQGLHLWYGYQKGKNIWAIGAEEKREEIECGKPSIKQSI, encoded by the coding sequence ATGAGTCGGCGATCCTCTATTTTTTTTAAAGTCCGCCTCTTTTTTGCGCTTTTTGCTTTTCTCCTTCTAGCGGTTTTTTTGGTGCTAGGGTTGGAGCATCACTTCAGGCAGGGGGGTGATTTCATGAGACGAATCGATCAAAATTATGCCTCTTTGTTTGTGATTGCGAAGAATCATCCCGAAGGAGTGGTGCTCGAATCACTTGAGATAGAGCTGCTCTCTGAGAGTGAACGAGAGCGGCTTTTGGGGCTAAAGGGGCATCGAGTGATGGAGATGGCGGGGAGACGTATTCTTGTAAAGGATGAGGGCTGGATGCGTCAAGTGCTTATTGAAGATAGCGAGCAAGGCGGATTGGCGCTCAGGGATTTACGCCAAGCTAGTGGATTTTGGCTCCTTGGAATCCTCTTTTTTCTCTCGATTCTGGGGATTTGGGGATTTTATCGAGCCATCATGCGCAGTCTTTTGCCCTTGCATCTTTTGGAGCGGCAGATTTTAAAATTTGCCTCAGGGGAGATTCCAGAGAAGAGTCTTTGGGGAGGGATGGATGAGGTTTCGCGCGTGGGGAGGGCATTTCACGAGAGTGCCTTGCAGGTGCGGGCGCTGCTTGATTCGCGAGAGATTTTTTTACGCAATGCGGCTCATGAGCTAAAGACTCCCATTGCCAAAGGGATGGTGGTGGCGCATATGATTGAGAATCCAAGACACAAAGAGTGGCTGCTTGATATCTTTTTGAAAATGCAGAGCAATCTAGAGAGCATTATCATGGCCGAAGAGCTCTCGGCTAGGGAGCTAAAGCCTCACATGGAAAGACTGTCTCTTCGACAACTCTGTTTAGAGGTGAGAGAGAAACTTTTTTTAAACGAGAGGGAGTGTGTGGTGGAGATTTTGCCTGAGGTGGAGATGGTGTGTGATCGGCGATTGATGCATATTGCCTTGACCAATCTAATCGATAATGGTCTAAAGTTTTCGACGGATCATCAGGTGGAGTGTGCCTACTTCACGGGGAGGGTTCTTATCAAGAATCGGGGCGAGGCGCTAAGCGAGCCTATTGAGCGATATTTTGAGCCTTTTTACAAGGAGACAAGCATCCGTAATGAACGAGGAAGCGGGCTTGGGCTCTATCTCACCAAGAGGGTGCTAGAGATTCAAGGATTGCATCTTTGGTATGGATATCAAAAGGGAAAAAACATATGGGCCATCGGAGCTGAAGAAAAGAGAGAAGAGATAGAATGTGGCAAACCCTCTATCAAACAGTCGATTTGA
- a CDS encoding COG3400 family protein produces MRKILLVLDGIVAKDFLETLTKKYYGKNQYIVVTPSSTIVPLKIPETFEVHLFDPTSARKMGAILSKEITDAFVVMEDPSERQIVYESIRKFSARIRLTVLDGERHLEDKNLYCLAQAPLVTSRLVERLPNVPVVARNIGLGEGEVMQASVPFGSSFAYRTIGSIQQKNWKIVALYRGGRMILAKYSLVIQPNDSLLIVGEPSVLSEVYRRIKEDIGQFPAPFGNNIFLYCDMTKESLEAIKKQIGEALWLHDKLKNNRLYIRLINPCDFEALEEFKALDQGAVNVNIEYRLTTLTSVLKEDFEHYGGIGLILLSDRLFSTALHRRVLYELGVPVMKLGEENFSQTQETVVVLTDKLEESEKISSVVFDLSSQIGNDVWLYDFDPDSSFRGESLEHYDNIARIFNKKLEIITSSTQNPILWLKKRENVLQILPYNKGVAKARLFWFFSTDIERLCFQLKKHHQLFVPVAV; encoded by the coding sequence TTGAGAAAAATCCTTCTCGTGCTCGATGGAATTGTAGCCAAAGATTTTTTAGAAACCCTCACGAAAAAATACTACGGCAAAAACCAATATATCGTGGTGACACCAAGTAGCACGATCGTTCCTCTGAAGATTCCTGAGACTTTTGAAGTGCATCTTTTTGACCCGACTTCAGCGAGAAAAATGGGTGCGATTCTCTCCAAAGAGATCACTGATGCATTTGTGGTGATGGAGGATCCAAGCGAGCGTCAAATCGTCTATGAATCCATTCGCAAATTTTCTGCAAGGATACGCCTCACTGTTTTAGATGGCGAGCGCCATCTAGAGGATAAAAATCTCTACTGTCTTGCCCAAGCCCCTTTGGTCACTTCTAGATTGGTTGAGCGTCTCCCTAATGTCCCCGTGGTCGCTCGCAATATTGGACTGGGCGAGGGAGAAGTGATGCAGGCGAGTGTTCCTTTTGGGAGCTCTTTTGCCTATCGCACGATTGGGTCGATTCAGCAGAAAAACTGGAAAATCGTGGCGCTCTATCGGGGCGGAAGGATGATACTCGCAAAATATTCACTGGTGATTCAGCCCAATGATTCTCTGCTCATTGTGGGAGAGCCAAGCGTCCTTTCTGAGGTCTATCGCCGAATCAAAGAGGATATAGGGCAGTTCCCCGCTCCTTTTGGCAATAACATCTTTCTCTATTGCGACATGACAAAAGAGAGCCTAGAGGCGATTAAAAAGCAGATTGGCGAGGCGCTTTGGCTCCATGATAAGCTGAAGAATAATCGCCTCTATATTCGCCTCATCAACCCCTGCGACTTCGAGGCGCTTGAGGAGTTTAAAGCGCTTGATCAAGGGGCGGTGAATGTCAATATTGAATATCGTCTAACGACACTCACCTCGGTGCTCAAGGAGGATTTTGAGCATTATGGCGGAATCGGGCTCATCCTCCTCTCTGACCGTCTTTTTTCCACCGCACTGCATCGTCGCGTGCTCTATGAGTTGGGCGTGCCGGTGATGAAATTGGGTGAGGAGAATTTCAGCCAAACTCAAGAGACGGTCGTGGTGCTCACCGATAAGCTAGAGGAGAGCGAGAAGATCTCCTCGGTGGTCTTTGACCTCTCTTCGCAGATTGGCAACGATGTTTGGCTTTATGATTTTGACCCCGATTCTTCTTTTAGAGGGGAGAGCTTGGAGCACTATGACAACATCGCACGAATTTTTAATAAAAAGCTAGAGATCATCACTAGCTCGACTCAAAATCCGATCCTTTGGCTCAAAAAGCGTGAAAATGTGCTTCAGATTCTCCCCTATAACAAAGGAGTGGCCAAGGCGCGGCTCTTTTGGTTTTTTTCCACCGACATTGAGCGACTCTGCTTCCAGCTCAAAAAGCACCACCAGCTTTTTGTTCCTGTCGCGGTGTAG
- a CDS encoding response regulator transcription factor, translating into METIAKNPSIRAALIEDDRQMCEILTEYLKAYAIETHYFRLPDEGIRAIDQGGFDIVILDINLPQMEGLEVCQILKERHKIPIIIISARGSVSDRVLGLELGADDYLPKPFDPRELVARIRAALRKESGSTPLALGSKRSFGVFALDEEALEIDKGGEAIPFTKGEYEVFALLLKHEGKALTRDFIVDNTEALRWESVGKSVDTIIGRIRVKIGDDPKNPRYIKSVRGVGYRFGR; encoded by the coding sequence ATGGAAACCATCGCCAAAAACCCATCGATTCGCGCCGCACTCATTGAAGATGATCGCCAGATGTGTGAGATTCTCACAGAGTATCTCAAAGCTTATGCGATAGAGACGCACTATTTTCGTCTCCCCGATGAGGGGATTAGGGCGATTGATCAAGGGGGATTTGACATCGTGATTTTAGACATCAACCTCCCCCAGATGGAGGGCTTGGAGGTGTGCCAGATTCTTAAAGAGCGCCACAAGATTCCCATCATCATCATTTCGGCTAGAGGTTCGGTGAGTGATCGGGTGCTGGGGCTGGAGCTGGGTGCGGACGACTATCTCCCTAAGCCTTTTGATCCTCGAGAGCTGGTGGCAAGAATTCGCGCGGCTCTCCGTAAAGAATCAGGGAGTACTCCTTTGGCTTTGGGGAGCAAGAGGAGTTTTGGGGTTTTTGCGTTGGATGAGGAGGCGTTAGAGATTGACAAAGGGGGAGAGGCAATTCCTTTCACCAAGGGGGAGTATGAGGTTTTTGCGCTTCTTTTGAAGCATGAGGGTAAGGCGCTCACGCGAGACTTTATTGTGGATAACACCGAGGCACTGCGATGGGAGAGCGTGGGAAAGAGCGTGGATACAATCATAGGGCGGATACGCGTCAAAATCGGGGATGATCCCAAGAATCCTCGTTACATTAAGTCTGTTCGAGGCGTTGGATATAGGTTTGGTCGATGA
- the tgt gene encoding tRNA guanosine(34) transglycosylase Tgt: MNFTLHVTDGRARAATLELAHGSIPTPIFMPVGTQASVKALDHTDLLEHIDAPIILGNTYHLYLRPGDENIAKLGGLHGFTKFPRNFLTDSGGFQAFSLNTNTKHSEEGIIFKSHIDGSKHLFTPEKVLEIEYNLNSDIMMVLDDLVGLPAPRERIKESIERTTRWAERSLLFHQAQKEQGKALTNHLFAIVQGGTDVEFREISSKALVGLGEFDGFAIGGLAVGEPNEEMYATLEYTTPWLPKHKPRYLMGVGTPEDIIEAIDRGVDMFDCVMPTRNARNGTLFTHFGKLSIKSPRYKLDENPIDSECDCYTCKHHSRAYLNHLYRSGEFSYFRLASIHNLRYYLNLVRGAREAILSRTWAEYRRQFYAKRGADEA; this comes from the coding sequence ATGAATTTTACCCTTCATGTCACCGATGGACGCGCTAGAGCGGCGACCCTAGAGCTAGCACACGGCTCCATCCCTACGCCCATCTTCATGCCTGTAGGCACCCAAGCAAGCGTGAAGGCACTCGATCATACCGATCTTTTAGAGCATATTGATGCCCCCATTATTCTAGGCAACACCTACCATCTCTATCTGCGCCCCGGAGATGAGAACATCGCCAAGCTTGGAGGGCTGCATGGCTTCACAAAGTTCCCGCGGAATTTTCTCACCGATAGCGGAGGATTCCAAGCCTTCAGCCTCAACACCAATACCAAACACTCCGAAGAGGGGATCATCTTTAAAAGCCACATCGATGGCTCGAAACACCTCTTCACACCCGAGAAGGTGTTAGAGATCGAATACAACCTCAATAGCGACATTATGATGGTGCTCGATGACCTCGTGGGACTGCCTGCCCCAAGGGAGAGAATCAAAGAATCGATTGAGCGCACCACGCGCTGGGCAGAGCGCTCACTCCTCTTTCATCAAGCCCAAAAAGAGCAGGGCAAAGCCCTCACCAATCACCTCTTTGCCATTGTTCAAGGAGGCACAGATGTCGAGTTTCGAGAAATCTCCTCCAAGGCACTAGTAGGACTAGGAGAGTTTGATGGATTCGCCATTGGCGGATTGGCCGTGGGCGAGCCCAACGAGGAGATGTATGCCACTTTAGAGTACACAACCCCTTGGTTGCCCAAGCACAAACCACGCTATCTCATGGGAGTGGGCACTCCAGAGGATATTATCGAGGCGATTGATCGAGGCGTGGATATGTTTGACTGTGTGATGCCCACGCGAAATGCCCGCAATGGCACGCTCTTCACCCATTTTGGCAAGCTCTCCATCAAGTCACCAAGGTATAAGCTCGATGAGAACCCTATCGATTCAGAGTGCGACTGCTACACCTGCAAACACCACTCTAGAGCCTACCTCAACCATCTCTATCGCAGTGGGGAGTTTAGCTATTTCCGCCTCGCCTCCATCCACAACCTGCGCTACTACCTCAACCTCGTTCGAGGGGCTAGGGAGGCGATTCTCTCACGCACTTGGGCAGAGTATCGGCGCCAATTCTATGCCAAAAGAGGCGCGGATGAGGCTTAG